In Spirosoma agri, one DNA window encodes the following:
- a CDS encoding transposase produces MYAGRKNYKRTVEPVLGNRVAYTGLRKINVRGKAGAHKMMLMAAIAFNLKAYMKFTTKSVLSQAQALEAKCSLPSGDPFLGPGVLFLN; encoded by the coding sequence CTGTATGCTGGCCGCAAAAACTACAAACGGACGGTGGAACCCGTCTTGGGTAATCGGGTGGCATACACTGGGTTGCGAAAGATTAATGTACGGGGTAAAGCGGGAGCTCACAAAATGATGCTGATGGCAGCTATTGCTTTCAACCTGAAGGCGTATATGAAATTCACCACCAAGTCAGTTCTTAGTCAGGCCCAAGCCCTAGAGGCAAAATGTTCATTGCCTTCTGGAGACCCTTTTTTAGGCCCTGGCGTGCTTTTTCTCAACTAG
- a CDS encoding LytR/AlgR family response regulator transcription factor, with translation MSTIRCILIDDEPMGLSVLQAHASKVPYLTVLATFASATEALVYLQTQPVDLLFLDIQMPDLSGLEMARLLDSSMPIIFTTAYRHYAVDGFDLAAIDYLLKPISLSRFLQACHRAADRLASLPSRKPATNDHLFVKTGYDWARIDLASLLYIEADDNYLTFYELDRRTLSRMKLSEAMDKLPADQFVRIHKSYVISLAKIDKIERHQVTLAGHSLPLSATFRQELLGRFS, from the coding sequence ATGTCTACGATCCGTTGTATTTTGATCGATGATGAACCCATGGGCTTGAGCGTACTTCAGGCCCATGCCAGCAAAGTGCCGTATTTGACCGTTTTAGCTACGTTTGCTAGTGCGACCGAAGCGCTGGTCTACTTACAAACGCAACCCGTTGATCTGCTCTTTCTGGATATCCAGATGCCGGATTTATCAGGTCTGGAAATGGCCCGTCTCTTGGACTCTTCCATGCCTATCATTTTTACCACCGCCTATCGCCACTACGCGGTTGATGGTTTCGACCTGGCAGCCATTGACTATTTGCTAAAGCCGATTAGCCTTAGCCGTTTTTTACAGGCTTGCCACCGTGCGGCCGATCGACTAGCCAGTTTGCCTTCCCGAAAACCAGCGACCAATGATCATCTATTTGTCAAAACGGGTTACGACTGGGCACGGATTGATTTGGCTTCTTTGCTGTACATTGAAGCCGATGACAATTATCTAACGTTTTATGAGCTTGATCGGCGCACGTTAAGCCGGATGAAACTGTCCGAAGCGATGGATAAATTACCGGCTGATCAATTTGTGCGTATCCATAAGTCCTATGTTATTTCGCTGGCGAAAATTGATAAAATTGAGCGGCATCAAGTTACCTTGGCGGGTCATTCTCTGCCTCTATCGGCTACTTTTCGCCAGGAACTGCTCGGTCGTTTTAGTTAA
- a CDS encoding discoidin domain-containing protein: MNNVNNVTKRFSCALLLCIGLTGIVCAQPKAPKPFGPIPNENQMRWQEMEYYAFIHYSTNTYTDQEWGYGDDDPKIFNPDKLDCRQWARVCKEAGMKGIILTAKHHSGFCLWPSKYTEYSVKNSPWKNGKGDIVRDLANACKEYGLKLGIYLSPWDRNYAGYGRPEYITYFRNQLRELLTNYGDIFEIWFDGANGGSGYYGGARETRKIDRTTYYDWKNTYQLIRQLQPKIVIWNDGGERGDLRWVGTEQGYVGETNWSLLNATGDVPEDMLRHGLENGDSWVPGEVNTSIRPGWFYHTYEDSRVKTLPQLLTIYYSSFGRNGTMLLNFPIDQRGMIHENDAKASKELAKVVKEAFAVNLAEKKKATASNVRAGAKDFSADKALDGNKNTYWATDDAVKTASLTIDFGKPTTFNRFLAQEYIRLGQRVKAFTVEALVNGAWKELARQTTIGYKRILILPTVTATQLRFTITDTKSSPIIANLGVYNAPQILIAPTITRNKAGDVMIKASDKESVIYYTLDGSTPTKASQSYNAPIPAAGKVTIQAIAYDPVSGKSSPVTTEKFDIAHKNWKIVGTTDEKADNLIDGNPGSAWYQPQREKMPVDVVIDLGQEENLAGFKYLPDQARINGVITTYEFSVSPDNQQWKLVSEGEFSNIKNNPLWQIKTFNPVKARYVRLRATHNTQNNDAAGYAELDVLTN; the protein is encoded by the coding sequence ATGAATAACGTTAATAACGTAACGAAACGTTTTTCTTGCGCTTTACTGCTCTGCATAGGGCTCACTGGCATCGTGTGTGCGCAGCCCAAAGCACCTAAACCATTTGGTCCGATACCCAATGAGAATCAGATGCGCTGGCAGGAGATGGAGTACTACGCCTTTATCCACTATTCGACGAACACCTACACCGATCAGGAATGGGGCTACGGTGATGATGACCCTAAAATTTTCAATCCGGATAAACTCGATTGCCGTCAGTGGGCGCGCGTTTGCAAGGAGGCCGGGATGAAAGGAATTATCCTGACGGCCAAACACCATTCCGGATTCTGTTTATGGCCTTCCAAATACACCGAGTATTCGGTAAAGAATTCGCCCTGGAAGAATGGCAAAGGCGATATTGTTCGGGATCTGGCCAATGCTTGCAAAGAATATGGGCTGAAACTGGGCATTTATTTATCGCCCTGGGACCGGAACTATGCCGGCTACGGTCGCCCTGAATACATCACGTATTTTCGAAACCAGCTTCGGGAACTGCTGACCAATTATGGCGATATTTTCGAGATTTGGTTCGATGGGGCCAACGGCGGCTCGGGCTATTATGGGGGTGCCCGCGAAACCCGGAAAATCGACCGGACCACTTATTACGACTGGAAGAATACGTATCAGCTCATTCGCCAGCTACAACCCAAGATTGTTATCTGGAACGATGGTGGAGAACGAGGAGATTTGCGCTGGGTAGGTACCGAACAAGGTTACGTTGGCGAAACGAACTGGAGTTTGTTAAATGCTACCGGCGACGTACCCGAAGATATGTTACGTCATGGTCTGGAGAACGGCGACTCGTGGGTACCGGGCGAAGTCAATACGTCCATCCGGCCGGGCTGGTTCTACCATACGTATGAGGATAGTCGAGTAAAAACGTTACCGCAGTTATTGACCATTTACTATAGTTCTTTCGGACGAAATGGTACTATGCTGCTTAACTTCCCCATTGACCAAAGGGGAATGATTCATGAAAATGACGCGAAAGCGTCTAAAGAACTGGCCAAAGTGGTCAAAGAAGCCTTTGCCGTCAATCTGGCCGAGAAGAAGAAAGCCACCGCGTCGAACGTTCGGGCTGGGGCCAAAGACTTTAGCGCTGATAAAGCCCTGGACGGTAACAAAAATACATACTGGGCCACCGACGATGCGGTAAAAACGGCGTCTCTGACTATCGACTTTGGCAAACCAACTACGTTTAACCGCTTTTTGGCACAGGAGTACATTCGTCTGGGGCAACGCGTCAAAGCCTTTACCGTGGAGGCACTTGTCAACGGGGCGTGGAAAGAATTGGCCAGGCAAACCACTATTGGCTATAAACGTATCCTTATTCTCCCCACTGTAACGGCCACCCAACTTCGGTTTACGATAACCGACACCAAAAGCAGCCCGATCATCGCCAATTTAGGCGTTTATAACGCTCCCCAGATACTGATTGCGCCTACCATCACACGAAATAAAGCAGGCGACGTAATGATTAAAGCCTCTGACAAAGAATCCGTTATATACTACACTTTGGATGGTAGCACCCCAACGAAAGCCTCCCAATCCTACAATGCTCCTATACCGGCTGCCGGTAAAGTGACCATTCAGGCCATCGCTTACGACCCCGTGTCGGGAAAAAGCAGCCCGGTGACGACTGAAAAATTCGATATTGCGCATAAAAACTGGAAGATTGTTGGCACAACCGACGAAAAAGCAGACAACCTCATTGATGGAAACCCAGGCTCGGCCTGGTATCAGCCACAGCGTGAAAAAATGCCCGTCGATGTTGTCATCGATTTGGGTCAGGAAGAAAATCTGGCAGGCTTCAAATACTTGCCTGACCAGGCTCGGATAAACGGAGTTATTACAACCTATGAGTTCTCTGTTTCGCCCGATAATCAGCAGTGGAAATTGGTCAGTGAAGGCGAGTTTTCAAATATCAAAAACAATCCTCTATGGCAAATCAAAACCTTTAATCCTGTAAAAGCGCGCTATGTTCGGCTAAGGGCTACTCATAACACGCAAAACAACGACGCGGCTGGCTACGCCGAATTGGACGTGTTAACGAATTGA
- a CDS encoding PDZ domain-containing protein has protein sequence MLRRLLLVLGLFPFWAFSQTVFYVSLNGSDTNPGTRTKPFASISKALVTAHRTTGPVSIRLFGGTYHLTQPIRFTDADSRKANEPLTLTSVDNQPVVLSGGAVLTNLHWKEGSNGIWQTPVAQDLIFDELIVNGQRQRMARYPNYDPSARFLGGTAADAVSAERAARWKSPAGGYVHALHRAEWGDFHYQITGKNEKGEPTLEGGWQNNRRMGMHARHRFVENVLEELDTANEWYYDKTGKTLFFKPPKELAMKTATFETPQLAHLIEFTGTEASPVKNIHLTGLTLTQTIRTFMLNREPLLRSDWTIYRGGAVLYEGAVSCSLNQCTLYNLGTNAIFFNNFNRNCQVSGCLIRDIGASAVCFVGDPKAVRSPSFEYNQFVPLAQIDRAPGPKTTNYPADCKVYDNLMFDLGYVEKQSAGVELSMCQGITVSHNTIYDVPRAGINVSEGTWGGHLIEYNDVFNTVKESGDHGSFNSWGRDRYWHPNKRVLDSIVATNYDLALLDVVKPIVLRYNRMRCDHGWDIDLDDGSSNYLIYNNLCLNGGLKLREGVWRVVENNIMINNTFHPHVWFKNSHDVFRHNIVTTGYLPIGITNWGQEIDHNIFPDSVALAQARQRGTDQHSVYGDPQFIDPGKGDFRVKEGSIALAAGFKNFPMDSFGVVSPRLKKHAKSVPLPTLIKLTKVGDTESIQFMGATVKNLTSLGERSATGMDEARGVLVVRVPSESEASTLLQVNDVILSFNDKKINTLRDLFEARLLVIGSSTTVVVFRNQKELKQGIELHEKR, from the coding sequence ATGCTTAGACGGCTGCTACTGGTTCTGGGCCTATTTCCATTCTGGGCTTTTTCCCAGACTGTTTTCTATGTTTCACTCAACGGCAGCGATACCAATCCAGGAACGAGAACAAAGCCTTTTGCTTCAATCAGCAAGGCGCTGGTGACGGCCCACCGAACTACCGGGCCCGTGTCGATCAGGCTGTTTGGCGGAACCTATCACCTGACTCAGCCCATCCGGTTTACGGACGCCGATTCCCGGAAGGCTAACGAGCCGTTAACCCTAACCTCGGTAGATAACCAGCCGGTAGTCCTGAGCGGTGGAGCCGTGTTGACGAACCTGCATTGGAAAGAGGGCTCTAACGGAATCTGGCAGACACCGGTTGCGCAGGATCTGATCTTTGATGAGCTCATTGTCAACGGGCAACGCCAACGCATGGCCCGCTATCCCAACTACGACCCTTCTGCCCGGTTTCTGGGGGGAACAGCCGCCGACGCCGTCAGCGCGGAACGGGCGGCTCGATGGAAATCACCAGCCGGGGGCTACGTCCATGCTTTGCATCGAGCCGAATGGGGCGATTTTCATTACCAAATCACCGGGAAAAATGAAAAAGGTGAACCGACTCTCGAAGGTGGCTGGCAGAATAACCGCCGGATGGGGATGCACGCCCGACACCGTTTTGTTGAGAACGTTTTGGAAGAACTGGATACGGCCAATGAGTGGTATTACGACAAAACGGGTAAAACGTTGTTTTTCAAGCCGCCCAAAGAGCTCGCGATGAAGACGGCTACGTTCGAGACTCCGCAGCTGGCTCATTTGATTGAGTTTACCGGTACGGAAGCCAGTCCGGTAAAAAACATTCACTTGACTGGCCTGACGCTCACGCAAACCATTCGCACCTTCATGCTGAATCGGGAGCCACTATTACGAAGCGACTGGACCATTTACCGGGGTGGGGCCGTGCTGTATGAAGGAGCCGTGAGTTGCAGCCTTAACCAGTGTACACTCTACAATCTGGGTACTAATGCCATCTTTTTCAACAATTTCAACCGAAACTGTCAGGTATCGGGCTGCCTGATTCGGGACATCGGAGCCAGTGCCGTCTGTTTTGTGGGTGATCCCAAGGCCGTTCGATCGCCGAGCTTTGAGTACAATCAGTTTGTCCCGCTGGCTCAGATTGACCGAGCGCCCGGTCCTAAAACGACCAATTACCCAGCCGACTGTAAAGTCTACGATAACCTGATGTTCGATCTGGGTTACGTTGAAAAGCAGTCAGCAGGCGTGGAATTGTCCATGTGCCAGGGGATTACGGTGAGCCATAATACGATCTACGACGTACCCAGGGCGGGCATCAACGTAAGCGAAGGAACCTGGGGCGGTCACCTCATCGAATACAACGACGTGTTCAATACCGTGAAGGAAAGCGGAGATCACGGTTCGTTCAATTCCTGGGGCCGGGATCGCTACTGGCACCCGAACAAACGGGTACTCGACTCGATTGTAGCAACGAATTACGACCTTGCCCTGCTCGACGTCGTAAAACCCATTGTTCTCCGGTATAACCGGATGCGGTGCGATCACGGCTGGGACATCGATCTGGACGATGGGTCAAGCAATTACCTCATCTACAACAACTTGTGTCTGAATGGTGGCCTAAAGCTCCGCGAGGGTGTCTGGCGGGTGGTGGAAAACAACATCATGATCAACAATACATTTCATCCCCATGTGTGGTTCAAAAACAGCCATGATGTATTCCGCCATAACATCGTAACCACCGGGTATCTGCCCATTGGCATCACCAACTGGGGCCAGGAAATCGATCACAATATTTTTCCCGATTCGGTGGCCCTGGCCCAGGCGCGACAACGCGGAACAGACCAGCATTCCGTGTACGGTGATCCTCAGTTCATCGATCCTGGAAAGGGTGACTTTCGGGTAAAAGAGGGGTCGATTGCGCTGGCCGCCGGGTTCAAAAACTTTCCGATGGACAGCTTTGGCGTAGTTTCTCCCCGCTTGAAAAAGCACGCTAAATCAGTGCCGCTGCCAACCCTCATTAAACTGACCAAAGTTGGTGACACCGAATCGATCCAGTTTATGGGAGCAACGGTCAAGAATCTGACGTCGCTGGGGGAACGGTCGGCAACGGGGATGGACGAAGCGCGGGGAGTACTGGTAGTACGTGTGCCTTCCGAATCCGAAGCATCTACACTCCTACAGGTCAATGATGTTATTCTATCGTTCAATGACAAAAAAATCAATACGCTACGAGACCTGTTCGAGGCACGTCTTCTGGTGATCGGTTCAAGCACTACCGTAGTGGTTTTTCGTAATCAAAAGGAATTAAAACAAGGAATCGAATTACATGAAAAACGATAG
- the galA gene encoding beta-galactosidase GalA encodes MKPCIPKLTIVLSLVLYSIGWLGTAQAQRSRENFDKLWQFHKGDIAIKQAVKAGKQGGLTDANVKVVEGEEAIIAYTDKNKVANYKPSDWINVNLPHDWLIEEPYIHDDNIGSQPAGNGYRLPGIGFYRKEFEVSEADSGRKITIEFDGIFRNSTVWVNGHLMGNHPSGYLPAWYDLTNVLRYGKEGKNVILVKVDATDYEGWWYEGCGIYRHVWLTKTDPLHVARFGTFVTTPSVSDREAVVSVKTTIQNEYKDPKTITLVSKLVDSKGALLNTQTVSQSIAAFDQVEIAQTGTIPQPQRWSPETPNLYKVLTEVSEAGKLVDTYETTFGVRTIALTTEGFFLNGKLYPIKGTANHQDFAGVGVALPDKLNAYRLKLLKEMGCNGYRTAHHPPTPELLDLCDQMGLLVMDENRLLTSTDNGLNDLKTLLYRDRNHPSIFMWSLENEESLEGNVTGTRILAKMVETARKIDTTRPTTAAMNHGWNEGGYSDAVDVVGYNYGQRGMQYVKDHEKFPQRKMIVSESTSYVATRGEHEDNKQKGYVSNFGMGLSWGLQPGQDWKHIVQYPYLSGTFVWSGFDYRGEPTPYRWPCVSSHFGIMDLCGFPKDGYYAYKAAWTDTPLVHVFPHWNWPGKESKPMKMRGYTNCDEVEWLVNGKRVLKQKVEPFEYIESEVVYQPGQFEARGYKGGKLVARELLQTTTAPAHLTLNADVTSLKADGTDVAIINIAIRDAKGRVVPTASNQVKFSINGPGRIIGTGNGNPSSRESDKASQRMAFNGYCQVLVQSNQSAGDIRLSATAETLKGAEVILHVH; translated from the coding sequence ATGAAGCCCTGTATTCCTAAGTTGACGATTGTTCTGAGTCTGGTGCTGTACTCTATAGGATGGCTCGGAACGGCTCAGGCTCAACGGTCCCGTGAGAATTTCGATAAGCTCTGGCAGTTTCACAAGGGCGATATCGCCATTAAGCAAGCGGTAAAAGCGGGTAAACAGGGTGGCCTTACCGATGCCAATGTCAAGGTAGTAGAAGGCGAAGAAGCGATCATTGCCTATACCGACAAGAACAAAGTGGCTAATTACAAGCCCAGCGACTGGATCAATGTAAACCTGCCGCACGACTGGTTAATCGAGGAGCCATATATCCATGATGATAACATTGGTAGTCAACCAGCCGGGAATGGATATCGGCTACCGGGGATTGGTTTTTACCGGAAAGAGTTCGAGGTATCGGAAGCAGATTCAGGCCGGAAAATCACGATTGAATTCGATGGTATTTTCCGGAACAGCACGGTTTGGGTCAACGGCCATCTGATGGGAAACCATCCGAGTGGCTACCTGCCTGCCTGGTATGATCTGACGAATGTGCTTCGGTACGGAAAGGAAGGCAAAAATGTTATTCTGGTCAAGGTAGATGCTACGGACTATGAAGGATGGTGGTACGAAGGCTGCGGCATTTATCGCCACGTCTGGCTTACGAAAACGGACCCGCTCCACGTTGCCCGGTTTGGTACGTTTGTAACGACCCCTTCGGTATCCGATAGGGAAGCAGTGGTAAGCGTTAAAACGACGATCCAAAACGAGTACAAGGATCCCAAAACGATTACGCTGGTGTCGAAACTGGTCGATAGTAAGGGAGCCCTGCTCAATACCCAAACCGTATCGCAGTCGATTGCCGCGTTCGATCAGGTAGAAATTGCTCAGACGGGAACCATTCCGCAGCCGCAGCGCTGGTCGCCCGAAACACCCAACCTGTACAAAGTCCTGACGGAGGTTTCGGAGGCTGGAAAACTGGTGGATACCTACGAAACGACGTTCGGCGTGCGAACCATCGCCCTGACGACAGAGGGCTTCTTTCTCAACGGAAAATTGTATCCAATCAAAGGGACGGCCAATCACCAGGATTTCGCGGGCGTTGGGGTAGCATTGCCCGACAAACTGAATGCGTACCGACTCAAACTGCTCAAAGAAATGGGTTGTAACGGGTATCGTACGGCCCACCACCCGCCCACGCCGGAACTGCTCGACCTCTGCGATCAGATGGGCCTGCTGGTCATGGACGAAAACCGGTTGCTCACCAGCACCGACAACGGGCTGAATGATCTAAAAACGCTGCTCTACCGGGATCGGAACCATCCGAGCATCTTTATGTGGAGTCTGGAAAATGAAGAATCGCTGGAAGGCAACGTAACGGGTACCCGCATATTGGCCAAGATGGTTGAAACCGCCCGTAAGATCGACACTACCCGCCCCACTACGGCGGCTATGAACCACGGCTGGAACGAGGGCGGCTACAGCGATGCAGTGGATGTCGTGGGCTATAATTACGGGCAACGGGGGATGCAGTACGTCAAAGACCACGAAAAATTTCCGCAACGTAAAATGATCGTTAGTGAGTCGACCAGTTATGTCGCTACCCGGGGCGAACACGAAGACAACAAGCAGAAAGGCTATGTCTCTAACTTCGGTATGGGACTCAGTTGGGGCTTGCAACCGGGTCAGGACTGGAAGCACATCGTTCAGTACCCGTACTTAAGTGGTACGTTCGTCTGGTCCGGCTTCGACTACCGGGGCGAACCGACGCCTTACCGCTGGCCCTGTGTGAGTTCTCATTTTGGGATAATGGACCTCTGCGGATTCCCCAAAGATGGCTACTATGCCTACAAAGCCGCCTGGACCGATACACCGCTGGTTCACGTGTTTCCGCACTGGAACTGGCCGGGCAAGGAAAGTAAACCGATGAAAATGCGGGGCTACACCAATTGCGATGAAGTCGAGTGGCTAGTCAATGGAAAACGGGTGCTGAAACAAAAAGTAGAACCATTCGAGTATATTGAGTCGGAGGTAGTCTACCAGCCCGGCCAATTTGAAGCCCGGGGGTATAAGGGCGGAAAACTGGTTGCCCGAGAACTTCTCCAAACCACAACGGCTCCTGCTCACCTGACACTGAACGCCGATGTAACGTCACTCAAAGCGGACGGCACCGACGTAGCAATTATCAACATTGCCATTCGGGATGCCAAAGGCCGGGTGGTGCCTACGGCCAGCAATCAGGTGAAGTTTTCCATCAACGGGCCGGGACGGATCATCGGCACAGGCAATGGCAACCCCAGCAGCCGTGAGTCTGACAAAGCCAGCCAGCGCATGGCCTTCAACGGGTATTGTCAGGTTCTGGTCCAATCCAATCAATCAGCGGGAGACATTCGGTTGAGTGCTACCGCTGAAACGCTAAAAGGGGCCGAAGTTATTCTGCACGTACACTAA
- a CDS encoding aldo/keto reductase, whose product MSNIQTVPYQQASAFDLPPVIFGTSGLGNLYEATPCETKRAIVKASIDHSPAKAVFDSAGKYGAGLALESLGQCLSDLNVAPEDVLISNKLGWYQVPLTTPEPTFEPGVWKGLTHDAIQKISYEGILECFHQGNQLLGSYRSQLASVHDPDEYLARATSPDEAEALYRDILDAYRALAELKNAGQIAGVGVGSKQWRVIERLASDVELDWVMIANSLTIHDHPAALIDFIQTLNRRGVRVINSAVFNGGFLIGSDYYNYQLVDKQTTEGKSLYAWRDKFWSVCQRFDVQPAEACFNFGFTVPGVSSVALSTTKPAKVKPNIEMATKKIPPAFWTALVDEGLITPDDRLTVATHQP is encoded by the coding sequence ATGAGTAACATACAAACCGTACCCTACCAGCAGGCATCAGCATTTGATCTTCCCCCGGTTATTTTTGGTACCAGCGGACTGGGAAATCTGTATGAAGCGACGCCCTGTGAGACAAAACGCGCCATCGTAAAAGCCAGTATCGACCACTCGCCAGCAAAAGCAGTATTCGATAGTGCCGGTAAATACGGGGCTGGCCTGGCGCTGGAATCGCTGGGGCAATGCCTTTCAGACCTGAACGTAGCGCCTGAAGACGTGCTCATCAGTAATAAGCTGGGCTGGTATCAGGTGCCCCTCACCACGCCAGAGCCTACGTTTGAGCCGGGTGTGTGGAAAGGGTTAACCCATGACGCTATCCAGAAAATCAGTTACGAGGGTATTCTGGAGTGCTTTCATCAGGGAAACCAGTTGCTGGGTTCGTATCGCTCGCAGCTGGCATCTGTCCACGATCCGGATGAATACCTGGCCCGGGCCACCAGCCCAGACGAAGCGGAGGCCCTTTATCGGGATATACTGGACGCTTACCGAGCGCTCGCCGAGTTAAAAAACGCGGGCCAGATTGCCGGTGTGGGGGTTGGGTCCAAACAATGGCGGGTCATCGAACGCCTTGCCAGCGATGTGGAACTGGACTGGGTCATGATCGCCAATAGCCTTACGATTCATGATCACCCGGCAGCTCTGATTGATTTTATCCAAACCCTCAACAGAAGGGGCGTACGGGTTATAAATTCGGCGGTTTTCAATGGCGGTTTTCTGATTGGCAGCGATTATTACAATTACCAACTGGTGGACAAACAGACTACCGAAGGAAAAAGTCTATATGCATGGCGGGATAAATTCTGGTCGGTCTGCCAGCGGTTCGACGTACAGCCGGCAGAAGCCTGTTTCAACTTTGGCTTTACGGTTCCCGGTGTTAGCAGCGTGGCATTGAGTACGACGAAACCAGCGAAGGTGAAGCCCAACATCGAGATGGCGACGAAAAAAATTCCCCCGGCCTTCTGGACAGCCCTGGTAGATGAAGGGCTCATTACGCCGGACGACCGACTAACCGTAGCGACTCATCAACCATGA
- a CDS encoding L-rhamnose mutarotase: protein MKNDSSDLVEPLKASYYKRFCKTMELKNDAGLIDAYKKVHAPGAGWPEITQGMKEVGIMAMELYLLGTTLFMIMDTVADFVHDRAMAELASKPYQDEWEAHVSQFQDITTVATANQKWQLMEQIYKME from the coding sequence ATGAAAAACGATAGCTCAGACCTGGTAGAACCCCTGAAAGCCAGCTATTACAAGCGTTTTTGCAAGACAATGGAGCTGAAGAATGATGCCGGACTGATCGACGCCTACAAAAAAGTCCATGCGCCCGGAGCAGGATGGCCCGAAATCACCCAGGGAATGAAGGAGGTTGGGATTATGGCGATGGAGCTTTACCTGCTGGGGACCACACTGTTTATGATTATGGATACCGTAGCCGACTTTGTTCACGACCGGGCTATGGCCGAACTAGCGAGCAAACCCTACCAGGACGAATGGGAGGCCCACGTGTCGCAATTCCAGGATATCACAACGGTGGCCACCGCTAACCAGAAATGGCAGCTGATGGAGCAGATTTATAAAATGGAATAG
- a CDS encoding RagB/SusD family nutrient uptake outer membrane protein: protein MKPFGSVSFRYDDLIRWKAGRLIQNSETTLSMKLTPALRKAYEAAGVNLSGIVLNADNYILIYPNITARTWSDKLYLFSLPLQELNLNAKLLPQNPGW from the coding sequence ATAAAGCCATTTGGAAGCGTCTCATTCCGGTATGATGATTTGATCCGCTGGAAGGCCGGGAGACTCATTCAGAACTCAGAGACAACCCTGAGCATGAAACTGACCCCGGCCTTACGCAAAGCGTATGAAGCCGCGGGTGTCAATCTGAGTGGAATCGTGTTGAACGCCGATAATTATATCCTTATCTATCCCAACATTACGGCCCGTACCTGGAGTGACAAGCTGTATTTATTTTCACTACCCCTACAGGAGTTGAATCTTAACGCTAAGTTACTGCCGCAGAATCCAGGATGGTAG